A window of Metabacillus sp. B2-18 contains these coding sequences:
- a CDS encoding transcription repressor NadR, giving the protein MKMKDKILGEERRSLLLDRLINAEEPITGGELATLANVSRQVIVQDISLLKAKNHPIMATSQGYVYLNKEANEQKLHERIIACSHNPERTEEELTILVDHGVFIKDVIVEHPVYGDLTASIMVGNRNDVKEFMKKINQHNAAYLSQLTEGLHLHTLQADTSEKLDLACEELSKAGFLVKE; this is encoded by the coding sequence ATGAAAATGAAAGATAAAATATTAGGAGAAGAACGAAGAAGCCTATTATTAGACAGACTAATAAATGCCGAGGAGCCCATCACGGGTGGAGAGCTGGCAACTTTAGCGAATGTGAGCAGACAAGTTATTGTACAGGATATTTCGCTACTAAAAGCCAAAAACCATCCAATTATGGCAACAAGTCAAGGCTATGTTTATTTAAATAAAGAAGCGAATGAACAAAAATTGCATGAACGTATTATTGCATGTAGTCATAATCCTGAACGAACAGAAGAGGAACTAACCATTCTGGTGGATCACGGTGTTTTCATCAAAGATGTTATTGTTGAACATCCTGTTTACGGTGACTTAACAGCATCTATTATGGTTGGAAATCGAAATGATGTAAAAGAATTCATGAAAAAAATCAATCAGCATAATGCTGCTTATTTATCACAATTAACAGAAGGTCTACACCTTCATACGTTGCAGGCAGATACAAGCGAAAAATTAGATCTAGCTTGTGAAGAGTTAAGTAAGGCTGGATTTTTAGTAAAAGAATAA
- a CDS encoding ACT domain-containing protein: protein MKDDTFYLVREDILPEAMKKTLEVKKLIERGKVDSVAEAVQRVDMSRSAFYKYRDAVFPFHTMVKEKLITLFFHLEDRSGTLSHLLSVVANAGCNVLTIHQTIPIQGRANVTLSLNTNGMTEEINQLMSKLRRLEFVEKVEILGQGA from the coding sequence ATGAAGGACGATACCTTTTATTTGGTGCGTGAGGATATATTACCTGAAGCGATGAAAAAAACACTTGAGGTAAAGAAGTTAATAGAAAGAGGGAAGGTAGACTCTGTAGCTGAAGCTGTGCAGCGTGTTGATATGAGCCGTAGCGCTTTTTATAAATATCGAGATGCTGTGTTTCCGTTTCACACAATGGTTAAAGAAAAACTGATTACCCTTTTTTTTCACTTAGAAGATCGTAGTGGTACACTTTCTCATTTGTTATCTGTTGTCGCAAATGCTGGTTGTAATGTGTTAACGATACATCAAACGATTCCAATTCAAGGCCGTGCTAATGTAACGCTATCACTTAATACTAATGGGATGACAGAAGAAATAAATCAGCTTATGTCCAAGCTAAGAAGATTAGAGTTTGTTGAAAAGGTTGAGATTTTAGGGCAAGGAGCATAA
- a CDS encoding sporulation initiation phosphotransferase B encodes MKNNQNDMNIIDLLSHSRHDWMNKLQLIKGNMSLQKYDRVQDIIEEIVIEAQQESKLCNLHMPLFASYLMTFNWYSHHFTLEYEVLGDIKSFSHYDEPITKWSKEFLDILDNTVDYSGENHVSITLNTGHSNEEGIRFFFDFEGILKDKEQIKNWFERSGNHAIQVDELEISTYQITVALSLM; translated from the coding sequence ATGAAAAACAATCAAAATGATATGAATATTATTGATCTTTTAAGTCATTCCCGGCATGACTGGATGAATAAATTGCAGTTAATTAAGGGTAATATGTCACTACAAAAATATGATCGTGTTCAGGATATTATTGAAGAGATTGTCATTGAAGCACAGCAAGAATCAAAGTTGTGTAATCTGCACATGCCTTTATTTGCAAGTTACCTCATGACGTTTAATTGGTATAGTCATCATTTTACATTAGAATATGAAGTTTTAGGTGATATAAAGAGCTTTTCACACTATGATGAACCAATTACAAAATGGAGTAAGGAATTTTTGGATATACTAGATAACACCGTTGATTACTCGGGTGAAAATCATGTAAGTATTACTTTGAATACAGGTCATTCTAATGAAGAAGGAATTCGTTTCTTTTTTGATTTTGAAGGCATACTAAAAGATAAAGAGCAAATAAAGAATTGGTTTGAAAGATCAGGGAATCATGCTATTCAGGTAGATGAACTGGAAATTAGTACATACCAGATAACGGTGGCGTTATCACTCATGTGA
- a CDS encoding ribosomal-processing cysteine protease Prp, with translation MINAKIYRSNEGLITAFILSGHAEFDEYGKDIVCAGASAVTFGAVNAVLSLTNIEPQIDQGGEGGYLKVEIPENLDASTSDKVQLLLEGMVVSLQTIEREYGQYISVTHH, from the coding sequence ATGATAAATGCCAAAATTTATCGTTCAAATGAGGGACTAATTACAGCGTTCATCTTATCTGGACATGCTGAATTCGATGAATACGGCAAAGACATTGTTTGCGCTGGAGCATCTGCTGTTACCTTCGGAGCTGTTAATGCAGTTCTCTCGTTAACAAACATTGAACCACAAATTGATCAAGGAGGAGAAGGAGGATATCTCAAAGTAGAAATCCCCGAAAATCTCGATGCATCAACAAGTGACAAAGTTCAATTGTTATTAGAAGGTATGGTTGTTTCATTACAAACAATTGAAAGAGAGTATGGACAATATATTTCGGTAACTCATCATTAA
- the pheA gene encoding prephenate dehydratase — translation MKVGFLGPKATFTHLAVQSYFGDDIEQVAYSTIPQCIDAVAGGEIDFAVVPTENALEGSVNLTIDYLIHEQPLYIVGEIVSPIEQHFMVHPANREKWEQVNRVYSHSHAIAQCHKFLHKTFKGITYDYATSTGAAAYYVSQHSEELVAAIANKLAAEEYGLEIVKANIHDYHYNHTRFAIVHPSLDGEYPSSKLVSEKEKTTLMVTLPSDQSGALHQVLSAFTWRKLNLSKIESRPMKTGLGNYFFIIDIDMKVDEVLIPGAISELEALGCGVKLLGTYDAYMIKQGAEKEAK, via the coding sequence ATTAAGGTAGGTTTTTTAGGTCCGAAAGCAACATTTACCCACTTAGCTGTTCAATCATATTTTGGAGATGACATTGAGCAAGTAGCTTACTCCACAATACCGCAATGTATTGATGCAGTAGCTGGTGGGGAGATTGATTTTGCCGTCGTACCTACCGAAAATGCACTTGAAGGATCAGTAAATTTAACGATAGACTATTTAATCCATGAGCAACCATTATATATAGTAGGGGAAATTGTTTCACCAATCGAGCAACACTTTATGGTTCATCCTGCTAATAGAGAGAAGTGGGAACAAGTGAATCGTGTTTATTCTCATTCCCATGCTATTGCTCAATGTCATAAATTTTTGCATAAAACGTTTAAAGGCATTACATATGACTATGCTACATCAACTGGAGCAGCAGCTTACTATGTGAGTCAGCATTCCGAAGAACTTGTCGCAGCTATTGCAAACAAGCTAGCAGCAGAGGAATATGGTTTAGAAATAGTAAAGGCAAATATTCATGATTATCATTATAATCATACTCGTTTTGCTATTGTTCATCCGTCTCTTGATGGGGAGTATCCAAGCTCAAAATTGGTGTCGGAGAAGGAAAAAACAACATTAATGGTTACCTTGCCATCTGATCAGTCAGGTGCGTTGCATCAAGTGTTATCCGCGTTTACCTGGCGGAAGCTAAACCTTTCGAAAATCGAATCTAGACCAATGAAAACCGGTTTAGGAAACTACTTTTTTATCATTGATATTGATATGAAAGTAGATGAAGTCTTAATACCAGGAGCGATCTCAGAATTGGAAGCACTTGGCTGCGGCGTAAAGCTGTTAGGTACTTATGATGCTTATATGATTAAGCAGGGTGCAGAAAAAGAGGCAAAATAA
- a CDS encoding Rne/Rng family ribonuclease, whose translation MRRIIINEKTKETRCAVLEEEQLVEIHQSYSSEDEIVGNIFAGRVKKVLPGMQAAFVDIGLPHNGYLHRNDLVSFQLAESSTKSSVSHYVREGELLLVQVVKSGTDQKGPKLTTNIEFGGSHLVYMPYGNYKAVSKKITDETERNRLLALTEEFCKNQEGILLRTASKGKSKKDLEEEYNSLKMKFEQVKKIAISKPQCVYEARSFVDRLMNEMSIRKEDTLISDQLERVQSLKTEYPESSIVYHDKKEGIFSFYKIEQEIEKLLKQIVWLKNGAYIIIEQTEAMTIIDVNTGKFSGKLSMRDTVLKTNELAAIEAAKQIRLRNHSGIILIDFIDMKQKEDRQFIEETVKKQMKQDRVQHKVLGFTELNILQITRKKVRQPVDISITEPCRLCKGTGRMPSAEAIAFKLERELWEYQFMDEEAVWIEATNDVIHLLAGENNEHLIKLEEILKITIICSEYHTSNPSYRIKQFGDYQSIMERVRTYSK comes from the coding sequence GTGAGAAGAATAATCATAAATGAAAAAACAAAAGAAACAAGATGTGCTGTTCTTGAGGAAGAGCAACTCGTTGAAATCCATCAATCATATTCCTCAGAAGATGAAATTGTAGGAAATATTTTTGCAGGTCGTGTTAAAAAGGTTTTGCCAGGTATGCAGGCTGCGTTTGTTGATATCGGATTACCTCATAACGGCTATTTGCATCGTAATGATTTGGTGAGCTTTCAACTTGCCGAATCTTCTACAAAATCATCCGTCTCTCATTATGTTAGAGAAGGTGAGCTGCTGCTTGTTCAAGTGGTTAAAAGCGGAACAGATCAAAAAGGACCTAAACTAACAACAAATATTGAATTTGGTGGCAGTCATTTAGTGTATATGCCTTATGGCAATTATAAAGCTGTGTCTAAAAAGATCACAGATGAAACAGAGAGAAATCGCCTTTTGGCTCTTACAGAGGAATTTTGTAAGAATCAAGAGGGGATTCTTTTGCGTACGGCAAGCAAAGGGAAATCCAAGAAAGATTTAGAAGAAGAGTATAATAGTCTGAAGATGAAGTTTGAACAAGTGAAAAAGATAGCTATTTCGAAGCCACAATGTGTATATGAAGCAAGGAGTTTTGTTGATCGTCTTATGAATGAAATGTCTATCAGGAAGGAAGACACGTTAATTAGTGATCAACTTGAACGTGTGCAGAGCCTTAAAACAGAATACCCCGAGTCATCAATCGTTTATCATGATAAAAAGGAGGGAATATTCTCATTTTATAAAATCGAGCAGGAAATAGAGAAATTATTGAAACAAATTGTTTGGTTAAAGAACGGTGCATACATCATTATTGAGCAAACAGAGGCCATGACGATAATTGACGTAAATACCGGGAAATTTTCCGGGAAATTATCGATGCGTGACACCGTTTTGAAAACAAATGAATTGGCCGCAATTGAGGCTGCAAAACAAATTCGCCTTCGTAATCATAGTGGCATTATTTTAATTGATTTTATTGATATGAAGCAAAAGGAAGATCGACAGTTTATTGAAGAAACAGTAAAGAAACAAATGAAACAAGACCGTGTACAGCATAAGGTTTTAGGATTTACCGAGTTAAATATTTTACAAATAACAAGGAAAAAGGTTCGACAACCTGTCGATATTTCTATAACCGAACCATGTAGACTTTGCAAAGGTACAGGGCGAATGCCATCAGCAGAAGCTATCGCTTTTAAGCTTGAACGGGAACTATGGGAATATCAGTTTATGGATGAGGAAGCTGTGTGGATTGAAGCAACTAATGATGTTATACACTTGTTAGCCGGTGAAAATAATGAACATCTTATAAAACTTGAGGAAATATTAAAAATAACTATTATATGTTCTGAGTATCATACCTCGAACCCAAGCTATCGGATAAAACAGTTTGGCGATTATCAATCAATAATGGAAAGGGTTCGCACATATTCAAAGTAA
- the rpmA gene encoding 50S ribosomal protein L27 — translation MLRLDLQFFASKKGVGSTKNGRDSISKRLGAKRADGQFVSGGSILYRQRGTKIYPGENVGRGGDDTLFAKVDGVVKFERFGRDRKKVSVYPVAQEA, via the coding sequence ATGTTAAGATTAGATCTTCAGTTCTTCGCATCTAAGAAAGGGGTAGGTTCGACTAAAAACGGTCGTGACTCTATCTCAAAACGTCTTGGTGCTAAGCGTGCAGATGGTCAGTTCGTTTCTGGTGGTTCAATTCTTTACCGTCAACGCGGTACAAAAATTTACCCAGGTGAAAACGTTGGCCGTGGCGGTGATGATACACTATTCGCAAAAGTTGATGGTGTTGTTAAGTTCGAACGTTTCGGACGTGACCGTAAAAAAGTTAGCGTATATCCAGTAGCTCAAGAAGCTTAA
- the rplU gene encoding 50S ribosomal protein L21, which produces MYAIIETGGKQIKVEEGQVIYVEKLAADQGETVTFDKVLFVGGDNVQVGSPTVSGASVTAKVEKQGRQKKITVFKYKAKKNYRKKQGHRQPYTKVVIEKINA; this is translated from the coding sequence ATGTACGCAATTATCGAAACTGGTGGTAAACAAATCAAGGTTGAAGAAGGTCAAGTTATCTACGTTGAAAAACTAGCTGCTGACCAAGGTGAAACTGTTACGTTTGACAAAGTTTTATTTGTAGGTGGAGACAACGTTCAAGTTGGTAGCCCAACTGTAAGTGGTGCTTCTGTTACGGCTAAAGTTGAAAAACAAGGTCGTCAAAAGAAAATCACTGTTTTCAAATACAAAGCTAAGAAAAACTACCGTAAAAAGCAAGGTCACCGTCAGCCTTACACAAAAGTTGTTATTGAAAAAATCAACGCGTAA
- the nadB gene encoding L-aspartate oxidase, with protein MPQTDVIIIGSGLAALSAAYHLRYLNVTIITKSSWSASNSMLAQGGVAAAVDSKDSWKLHYEDTLAAGCDHNHVQNVEYLVQDGPSEIQGLIQNGMNFDTNPYGQLLLGKEGAHSRNRIIHAGGDATGKELTTFLYQKTKKYVSMIENEMAIELVIESGKCVGVNTKNNKGECKQYLASKTIIASGGCGAVYGHTSNADVITGDGIAMAYRAGADIADMEFIQFHPTMLHIDGKCVGLISEAVRGEGAILINQNDEAFMSKLHPQADLASRDIVSRAIFYEMKKGNRVFLDISMIENFSLRFPTISALCRKYGVKLELGKIPVAPGMHFLMGGIVTNDKGETSIKNLYAIGEAACTGVHGANRLASNSLLEGLVFGQRLATYLLSQPFEHQTTTNINLHSNKNSNYDNKKLPTKQEIQEIMTKYVGIQRTEEELLFAKQWFESYRDQISFWDINVKDFTIDEIERTNMLTVGWLITTSSLSRTESRGGHYRLDYPNQVEKWHRKQVFRSKNEMVVGV; from the coding sequence ATGCCTCAAACAGATGTTATTATTATCGGTAGTGGACTTGCGGCACTTTCTGCTGCGTATCATCTTCGTTACCTGAATGTGACAATCATTACAAAGTCTTCATGGTCAGCAAGTAATTCAATGCTTGCCCAAGGTGGAGTCGCTGCAGCAGTAGATTCAAAAGATTCTTGGAAGCTTCATTATGAAGATACATTGGCTGCTGGTTGTGATCATAATCATGTGCAGAACGTTGAGTACCTTGTACAAGATGGTCCTTCTGAGATTCAGGGGTTAATACAAAATGGAATGAATTTTGATACTAATCCATACGGACAATTATTGCTTGGGAAAGAAGGGGCTCATAGTAGGAATCGGATTATTCATGCTGGTGGAGATGCAACTGGTAAAGAGTTGACCACTTTTCTGTATCAAAAGACGAAAAAATATGTTTCTATGATTGAAAATGAAATGGCGATCGAGCTAGTGATTGAGAGTGGAAAATGTGTTGGTGTTAATACAAAAAACAACAAAGGGGAATGTAAGCAATACCTAGCAAGTAAAACAATTATTGCAAGTGGTGGTTGTGGAGCTGTTTATGGGCATACCTCAAATGCAGATGTGATCACGGGTGATGGAATTGCAATGGCATATAGGGCAGGAGCAGACATTGCTGATATGGAATTTATTCAATTTCATCCGACGATGCTTCATATAGATGGAAAGTGTGTTGGCCTTATTTCTGAGGCTGTTCGAGGAGAAGGAGCCATTTTAATTAATCAAAATGACGAAGCTTTTATGAGTAAATTGCATCCTCAAGCTGACTTGGCTTCAAGAGATATTGTTTCAAGAGCCATTTTCTATGAAATGAAAAAAGGAAATCGTGTTTTTCTAGATATCTCTATGATCGAGAACTTTTCTTTAAGATTTCCTACGATTTCTGCACTTTGCAGAAAATATGGAGTAAAACTTGAATTAGGAAAAATCCCCGTTGCTCCTGGCATGCATTTTTTGATGGGTGGTATCGTTACAAATGATAAAGGGGAGACAAGTATTAAGAACTTATATGCAATTGGTGAAGCGGCATGTACAGGTGTACACGGTGCCAACCGGTTAGCAAGCAACTCTTTGTTGGAAGGGCTTGTATTCGGTCAAAGATTGGCAACTTATCTTTTATCACAACCTTTTGAACATCAAACTACAACGAATATTAATCTTCACTCAAATAAAAATAGTAATTATGACAACAAAAAACTTCCGACTAAACAAGAAATTCAAGAAATCATGACAAAATATGTTGGAATTCAAAGAACAGAGGAAGAGCTTCTTTTCGCAAAGCAATGGTTTGAATCTTATCGGGATCAGATCTCTTTTTGGGATATTAATGTGAAGGATTTCACAATAGATGAAATAGAAAGAACAAATATGCTGACAGTTGGTTGGTTGATCACAACTTCTTCTCTTAGCAGGACTGAGAGTAGAGGCGGTCATTATCGTTTAGATTATCCAAATCAAGTAGAAAAATGGCATCGAAAACAAGTATTTAGATCAAAGAATGAAATGGTTGTGGGGGTATAA
- a CDS encoding M50 family metallopeptidase, translating to MSKYLSLLQKIHIHPLLWVMIAISIVTANFKPLFFLMIIIFVHEMGHAISAHFFSWRIKNIMLLPFGGVAEVDEHGNRSLKEEFIVVLAGPIQHLWLQGTVFLLYFFGFVNPDDYQLFSFYNMTILLFNLLPIWPLDGGKLLFILFSNFWSYQKAHFHMMISSLIFLGLYVVSTVLFSPTHLNMWIITTFLIYSLYHEHKNRMYSCLRFLMERYYGKQASINHIKPIVVEENELIYDVLLQFQRGCKHLIIVERDGVKISQMDENELLHAYFADKLTDSKIGDLVYAY from the coding sequence TTGAGTAAATATCTTTCACTTCTACAAAAAATTCATATACATCCTTTGTTATGGGTCATGATTGCTATTAGTATCGTTACTGCAAATTTCAAACCCCTCTTCTTTTTAATGATTATTATTTTTGTACATGAAATGGGCCATGCAATAAGTGCTCATTTTTTTTCTTGGAGGATAAAAAATATTATGCTTCTCCCATTTGGTGGGGTTGCCGAGGTTGATGAACATGGTAATCGCTCATTAAAAGAAGAGTTTATTGTGGTGCTTGCAGGTCCTATCCAGCATCTTTGGCTTCAAGGTACAGTTTTTCTATTGTATTTTTTCGGGTTCGTAAACCCGGATGATTATCAACTGTTTTCGTTTTATAATATGACCATTCTTCTTTTTAATTTATTACCAATCTGGCCCCTTGATGGCGGAAAGCTGTTATTTATTTTATTCTCAAATTTTTGGTCATATCAAAAAGCCCACTTTCATATGATGATTTCTTCTCTTATCTTTTTAGGATTATACGTAGTGAGTACGGTGTTGTTTTCACCAACACATCTTAATATGTGGATCATTACTACTTTCCTTATTTATAGTTTGTATCATGAACATAAAAACAGAATGTACAGTTGTCTACGATTTTTAATGGAAAGATATTATGGAAAACAGGCATCAATTAATCATATAAAGCCAATTGTTGTGGAAGAAAATGAGCTCATTTATGATGTGCTTCTTCAATTTCAAAGAGGCTGTAAGCACTTAATAATTGTTGAAAGAGATGGCGTGAAGATTTCTCAAATGGATGAAAATGAGTTACTGCATGCTTATTTTGCTGATAAATTAACAGATTCAAAAATAGGTGATCTTGTGTATGCCTATTAA
- a CDS encoding IscS subfamily cysteine desulfurase, whose translation MIYLDYAATTPMSDNALHIYTKAAKSAFGNSSSLHDIGEISAKTLHASRKIIGDSIGGNEKGVYFTSGGSEANIVAVQSLLNGLDSNKKHLITTVMEHSSLFTYFKKLESEGFEVTFLSPDKYGNISLSSVKKAIKSDTGLVSIQHGNSEIGSIQPIEEIGLSLKEMGIIFHSDCVQTFGKIPLNVTNIDAISISSHKIYGPKGIGAAYINPSIHWHPVIPGTTHEFGFRPGTVDVPAAAAFATAANDIMTNRNDFYNHYQKLKNLFIELLQPYKEKITILNWDDKFHSLPNILPIMVKGIEGQYVMLECNRFGFAVSTGSACQVGMQAPPKSVVALGYSDQEAKQFIRASFGKDTTEEHIRRFTDILIRIVENF comes from the coding sequence GTGATTTATCTTGACTATGCAGCAACAACACCAATGAGTGACAATGCTCTTCACATATATACGAAAGCCGCAAAAAGTGCATTTGGAAACAGCAGTAGCTTACATGATATTGGGGAAATTTCAGCAAAAACACTACATGCCTCTAGAAAAATCATTGGAGATTCTATTGGCGGAAATGAAAAAGGCGTTTATTTTACAAGCGGAGGTAGTGAAGCAAATATAGTTGCTGTTCAATCTTTATTAAATGGCTTAGATTCTAACAAAAAACATTTGATTACCACTGTAATGGAGCATTCTTCGCTTTTTACTTATTTCAAAAAGCTAGAATCTGAAGGGTTTGAAGTAACTTTCTTATCTCCTGATAAATATGGGAACATTTCATTATCTTCAGTAAAAAAGGCAATAAAGAGTGATACAGGACTTGTCTCCATTCAACACGGTAATTCAGAGATAGGAAGCATACAGCCTATTGAAGAAATTGGACTATCTTTAAAAGAAATGGGAATTATTTTTCATAGTGATTGTGTTCAAACATTTGGAAAAATACCTCTGAATGTTACCAATATTGATGCAATATCAATTTCAAGTCACAAAATTTACGGCCCTAAAGGAATCGGGGCAGCATATATAAATCCATCTATTCATTGGCACCCTGTCATACCAGGTACAACACACGAATTCGGGTTTCGACCTGGAACAGTCGATGTTCCTGCTGCTGCAGCATTTGCAACAGCAGCCAATGATATAATGACTAATAGAAATGACTTCTACAATCACTATCAAAAGTTAAAAAATTTGTTTATTGAGTTACTTCAGCCTTATAAGGAAAAAATAACTATATTAAACTGGGATGACAAGTTTCACTCCCTGCCAAACATACTGCCTATTATGGTCAAGGGAATCGAGGGACAATATGTCATGCTCGAATGTAATCGGTTTGGCTTTGCTGTATCAACAGGAAGTGCATGTCAAGTCGGAATGCAGGCTCCCCCGAAATCTGTTGTTGCATTAGGATATAGTGATCAAGAAGCAAAGCAATTTATTAGGGCGTCTTTCGGAAAGGATACTACGGAAGAACATATTAGACGTTTTACTGATATTTTAATAAGAATTGTAGAAAATTTCTAA
- the nadC gene encoding carboxylating nicotinate-nucleotide diphosphorylase translates to MNVIKLKKKLEEFFLEDLGELDVSSQTIFGVEARGEAVILAKEEGVLAGVNIIEAGYSLFHSDVIVNLKKQDGDLLQKGDIIAEIEGPVAVILSGERVILNLLQRMSGIATLTNKAIHLLQSNTTRICDTRKTSPGLRMFEKYAVRCGGGFNHRFGLYDGVMIKDNHIAFSGSIKNAVNKVRESTGHMIKIEVEIETEEQLQEAIDAGADVIMFDNRSPEEVARFAEITPKHIITEASGGIGLHNLADYRHTNVDYISLGILTHSYRSLDISLNVK, encoded by the coding sequence GTGAATGTTATAAAACTAAAGAAAAAGTTGGAAGAGTTTTTCTTAGAAGACCTAGGTGAATTAGATGTATCCAGTCAGACGATCTTTGGCGTGGAGGCTAGAGGAGAGGCTGTTATTCTTGCGAAAGAAGAGGGAGTACTTGCAGGAGTGAACATTATTGAAGCTGGTTATTCTTTATTTCATTCTGATGTAATAGTAAATCTAAAAAAACAAGATGGTGATCTTCTTCAAAAAGGAGACATTATTGCAGAAATTGAAGGACCGGTTGCCGTTATTTTAAGTGGAGAACGTGTTATCTTAAATCTGCTTCAACGCATGAGTGGAATTGCAACATTAACAAATAAAGCTATCCACTTGCTTCAATCAAATACTACAAGGATTTGTGATACAAGAAAAACATCTCCTGGTTTAAGAATGTTTGAAAAATACGCTGTTCGTTGTGGTGGCGGATTTAATCATCGTTTTGGCTTGTATGATGGAGTGATGATTAAAGATAATCATATCGCATTTTCTGGCTCAATTAAAAATGCTGTAAATAAAGTAAGAGAAAGTACGGGACATATGATAAAAATTGAAGTGGAAATTGAAACAGAGGAGCAGTTACAAGAAGCGATTGATGCAGGTGCGGATGTGATTATGTTTGATAATCGGTCACCAGAAGAGGTAGCGAGATTTGCAGAAATAACACCAAAGCATATTATCACTGAAGCTTCTGGTGGAATTGGCTTGCACAATTTAGCGGATTATCGTCATACGAATGTTGACTATATATCCTTAGGAATACTTACACATTCATACAGATCATTAGATATAAGCTTAAATGTAAAATAG
- the obgE gene encoding GTPase ObgE, giving the protein MFVDQVKVYVKGGDGGNGMVAFRREKYVPKGGPAGGDGGNGADVVFEVEEGLRTLMDFRYKRHFKAPRGEHGMSKNQHGKNSSPMIVKVPPGTVVTDEVTGQVIADLTEHGQQAVIAKGGRGGRGNSRFATPANPAPELSENGEPGIERNVILELKVLADVGLVGFPSVGKSTLLSVVSSAKPKIAEYHFTTLVPNLGMVETEDGRSFVMADLPGLIEGAHEGIGLGHQFLRHIERTRVIVHVIDMSGLEGRDPYEDYLTINAELKEYNLRLTERPQIIVANKMDMPDSEENLKSFKEKLEEDLQIFPISAITREGVRELLYAVADAIEQAPEFPLYEEEETENRVVYEFKKEEPNFAISRDSEGAYVLTGEKIEKLFKMTDFSREESVRRFARQLRGLGVDEALRERGAEDGDIVKLMDYEFEFVE; this is encoded by the coding sequence ATGTTTGTCGATCAGGTCAAGGTTTATGTAAAAGGTGGCGACGGTGGAAACGGAATGGTTGCCTTTCGTCGCGAGAAGTATGTTCCAAAGGGAGGTCCTGCTGGTGGTGATGGCGGCAACGGAGCTGACGTTGTTTTTGAAGTAGAAGAAGGACTACGAACGTTAATGGACTTTAGATACAAACGTCATTTTAAGGCACCTCGTGGAGAACATGGCATGTCAAAAAATCAACATGGTAAAAATTCTTCACCAATGATTGTAAAAGTTCCACCAGGGACTGTTGTGACAGATGAAGTAACAGGACAAGTTATCGCCGATTTAACTGAACATGGACAACAAGCGGTTATAGCAAAAGGTGGCCGTGGTGGTAGAGGGAATAGTCGATTTGCTACCCCTGCAAACCCTGCTCCAGAGCTTTCAGAAAACGGAGAACCAGGTATTGAGCGAAATGTTATTTTAGAATTAAAGGTATTAGCTGATGTTGGATTAGTTGGGTTTCCAAGTGTAGGTAAATCTACATTATTATCCGTTGTGTCATCTGCAAAACCTAAAATTGCTGAATATCACTTTACAACTCTAGTTCCAAATTTAGGAATGGTCGAAACGGAAGATGGAAGAAGCTTCGTTATGGCAGACCTTCCAGGATTGATTGAAGGAGCTCATGAGGGTATTGGTTTAGGTCATCAATTCCTTAGACATATTGAAAGAACGCGTGTTATTGTTCATGTGATTGATATGTCCGGGTTAGAGGGAAGAGATCCTTATGAAGACTATTTAACGATTAATGCGGAGTTAAAGGAATATAACTTACGTTTAACAGAAAGACCGCAAATTATTGTAGCCAATAAAATGGACATGCCTGATTCTGAGGAAAATCTTAAATCATTTAAAGAAAAGTTAGAGGAAGATCTACAAATTTTCCCTATTTCGGCCATCACAAGAGAAGGTGTTCGAGAACTATTATACGCAGTTGCAGATGCAATTGAACAAGCTCCAGAATTTCCTCTTTATGAAGAAGAAGAAACAGAAAATCGTGTTGTGTATGAGTTCAAGAAAGAAGAGCCGAATTTTGCTATTTCTCGTGACAGTGAAGGGGCATATGTTCTAACAGGAGAGAAAATCGAAAAACTCTTCAAAATGACAGATTTCTCTCGAGAAGAGTCTGTGAGACGATTTGCACGTCAGCTTCGCGGCTTGGGTGTTGATGAAGCATTGCGTGAACGTGGAGCAGAAGATGGAGACATTGTTAAATTAATGGATTATGAATTTGAATTCGTTGAATAG